From Thermus sediminis, a single genomic window includes:
- a CDS encoding carbohydrate ABC transporter permease, which produces MPLWTWLLPTGIFLLAFAYLPALRIALEGFPALPKLLSGENLNSLRVTLLYTLLTVPLSVLLGLLSALALEGNSRFRQFLRALVFHPVVLPTVAFAAVFLYLLNPLGPLQGLLHTLGLPNPLGDPLGAFLAVVAVGVLKDMGIYMLFYLAGLQNLPKEVLDAARVDGAGPATTFFHVTWPLLSPITFFVGVMAALGALRNVDHIFVLTKGGPVGATDHLLYRVYTLGFEYFDFPSAAALSLALLTLLTLLALVALPRLERGVHYDV; this is translated from the coding sequence ATGCCGCTATGGACGTGGCTCCTCCCCACAGGCATCTTCCTCTTGGCCTTCGCCTACCTCCCCGCCCTACGGATAGCCCTAGAGGGTTTCCCTGCTCTGCCCAAGCTCCTTAGCGGGGAAAACCTGAACAGTCTGCGAGTAACTCTCCTCTACACCCTCCTCACCGTGCCCCTCTCCGTGTTGCTGGGGCTTTTGTCCGCCCTGGCTCTAGAGGGGAACAGCCGCTTTCGCCAGTTCCTTCGGGCCCTGGTCTTCCACCCCGTGGTCCTCCCCACGGTGGCCTTCGCGGCCGTCTTTTTGTATCTCCTAAACCCTTTGGGTCCCTTGCAAGGCTTGCTGCACACCCTCGGGCTCCCGAACCCCTTGGGCGATCCCCTGGGGGCCTTCCTGGCGGTGGTCGCGGTGGGGGTGCTCAAGGACATGGGGATCTACATGCTCTTCTACCTGGCGGGCCTGCAGAACCTCCCCAAAGAGGTTTTGGACGCTGCCCGTGTAGACGGCGCGGGGCCGGCCACCACCTTTTTCCACGTGACCTGGCCGCTTTTATCCCCAATCACCTTCTTCGTGGGGGTTATGGCCGCCCTAGGAGCCCTGCGCAATGTGGACCACATCTTTGTCCTCACCAAAGGTGGGCCTGTGGGGGCCACGGACCACCTGCTCTATAGGGTCTACACCCTGGGGTTTGAGTACTTTGACTTCCCTTCAGCCGCGGCCCTCAGCCTCGCCCTTCTCACGTTGCTCACCCTCCTGGCCCTCGTGGCCCTGCCTCGCCTGGAAAGGGGCGTGCACTATGACGTTTAG
- a CDS encoding ABC transporter permease family protein — protein MVLLALAGVLALPLWALGVRAIPHLAEAGEAWDVALNSLFLSALGALLALGLGLALGWMALLGGVGRLLEGLLLLGYFIPPFVTGMGVLFSLELLGLRLPGAPAILLAWTLHYTPLAYALLRPALGHLLPLLRAAQVHGVLGGGRVRVLLPPLLPALLAVGGALYLALLGNFGVPAVLGLPDRVYVLPTLAYARLTSPVSPDPLGEASALGLLLGLLALPALLLHRPPQAEATGEGFPTPRPLFRLLFGTYALLALLLSGVGLLKEALFNPYTGALKPAFPEALTMPLVRQGLLHSFLLAMAASLATLLLALLLRPFPGAFRALRGLFDLYYLLPGTLLGLGLILLLAPTPLYATVWILLLAYLLNFASLAFRALEAGTRVEAQVAAARVHGLRPFRAWFRVGFPLLRPQALGGFLVIFPLALSEITLSALLYAPGAETVGVAVLGALNGGLYREAAAIGLLLALVGTLPLWARRSPW, from the coding sequence TTGGTCCTGCTGGCGCTGGCTGGGGTCCTGGCCCTACCCCTTTGGGCCCTAGGGGTCCGGGCTATCCCCCACCTGGCGGAAGCGGGAGAGGCGTGGGATGTGGCCCTAAATAGCCTCTTCCTCTCGGCCCTGGGGGCCCTCCTGGCCTTGGGGCTGGGCCTCGCCCTGGGCTGGATGGCCCTCCTCGGGGGCGTGGGCAGGCTCCTCGAAGGCCTCCTCCTCCTGGGCTACTTCATTCCCCCCTTCGTCACGGGCATGGGTGTGCTCTTCTCCCTGGAGCTCCTTGGCCTCAGGCTCCCCGGGGCCCCGGCCATTCTCCTGGCCTGGACCCTCCACTACACCCCCTTGGCCTACGCCCTCCTCCGACCCGCCCTGGGCCACCTCCTCCCCCTGCTCCGGGCGGCCCAGGTCCACGGGGTTCTGGGGGGAGGGCGGGTCCGGGTCCTCCTCCCCCCTTTGCTCCCCGCCCTTCTAGCGGTGGGTGGGGCTTTGTACCTAGCCCTCCTGGGCAACTTCGGGGTTCCGGCGGTCCTGGGACTCCCCGACCGGGTCTACGTCCTCCCCACCCTAGCCTACGCCCGCCTCACCAGCCCGGTAAGCCCGGACCCCCTGGGGGAGGCCTCGGCCTTGGGCCTCCTCCTGGGCCTCCTGGCCCTCCCCGCCCTCCTCCTTCACCGCCCACCCCAGGCGGAGGCCACGGGGGAAGGCTTTCCCACCCCCCGTCCCCTCTTCCGCCTCCTCTTTGGGACCTACGCCCTACTGGCCCTCCTCCTTTCCGGGGTGGGGCTCCTGAAGGAAGCCCTCTTCAACCCCTACACGGGAGCCCTAAAGCCCGCCTTTCCGGAGGCCCTGACCATGCCCCTGGTCCGGCAAGGCCTCCTCCACTCCTTCCTCTTGGCCATGGCCGCTTCCCTGGCAACCCTGCTCCTGGCCCTCCTCCTCAGGCCCTTTCCGGGGGCCTTCCGCGCCCTCAGGGGCCTCTTTGACCTCTACTACCTCCTCCCGGGAACCCTCCTGGGCCTGGGGCTCATCCTCCTCCTGGCCCCCACTCCCCTCTACGCCACGGTCTGGATCCTTCTTTTGGCCTACCTCCTTAACTTCGCCAGCCTGGCCTTCCGGGCCCTGGAGGCGGGGACCCGGGTGGAGGCCCAGGTGGCCGCGGCCCGGGTGCACGGCCTTAGGCCCTTCAGGGCCTGGTTCCGGGTGGGCTTCCCCCTCCTCCGGCCCCAGGCCCTGGGGGGCTTCCTGGTGATCTTCCCCTTGGCCCTCTCCGAGATCACCCTCTCCGCCCTCCTCTACGCCCCCGGGGCGGAGACCGTGGGTGTGGCCGTCCTGGGGGCGCTAAACGGCGGGCTCTACCGCGAGGCTGCCGCCATCGGCCTCCTCTTGGCCCTGGTGGGCACCCTGCCCCTTTGGGCGAGGAGGAGCCCATGGTGA
- a CDS encoding ABC transporter substrate-binding protein, which yields MRTLSFLVPFLALSLAQPITLQYWHINTETFGLPALRELIRRFESQNPGIKVEERFHANAYTGLLQNLQAALAAGNPPDVAQIGYLYTQYVVENFPFVPAEELDRRYSGGRWLRRYPPNIRELGMVGGRMVGVPYSLSNILTYYNADLFRRAGLDPDRPPATWEGWRRAAETIKARTGKYGFYLILLDDNWAIEALIRSNGGRLLACEGGYYRAPLDSPEAVEALAMWADMVRRGLALGALLQQGEQTFLAGETAAFMTTIARRAGLEAQTRGRFELRGARFPTFGGKKPGLPGGGNVLMVFSKDPRRQEAAWKFIQYLTSPEGFTLWTKGTGYVPLLPELAQDPRYLKDFIQQNPIQKVALDQLPFTAPWTGFPGKNGLAASQALFRAVQKALAGQASPEAALREASQEINRLIGGERCSP from the coding sequence ATGCGCACGCTCTCCTTCCTAGTTCCCTTCCTGGCCCTAAGCCTAGCCCAGCCCATCACCCTCCAGTACTGGCACATCAACACCGAGACCTTTGGCCTTCCCGCCCTCCGGGAGCTCATCCGCCGGTTTGAGAGCCAGAACCCCGGCATCAAGGTGGAGGAGCGCTTCCACGCCAACGCCTACACGGGGCTCCTCCAAAACCTCCAGGCGGCCCTGGCGGCCGGAAACCCGCCCGACGTGGCCCAGATAGGGTACCTCTATACCCAGTACGTGGTGGAGAACTTTCCCTTCGTCCCCGCCGAGGAGCTGGACCGCCGCTACTCGGGAGGCCGCTGGCTCCGGCGCTACCCCCCCAACATCCGGGAGCTGGGCATGGTGGGTGGGCGGATGGTGGGTGTCCCCTACTCCCTCTCCAACATCCTCACCTATTACAACGCCGATCTCTTCCGCCGGGCGGGCCTGGACCCGGACCGCCCCCCGGCCACCTGGGAGGGGTGGCGCCGGGCGGCGGAGACCATCAAGGCCAGGACCGGCAAGTACGGCTTCTACCTCATCCTTCTGGACGACAACTGGGCCATTGAGGCCCTGATCCGTTCCAACGGTGGGCGCCTCCTAGCCTGTGAGGGCGGGTACTACCGGGCGCCCCTGGACAGCCCCGAGGCGGTGGAGGCCCTGGCCATGTGGGCGGACATGGTGCGGCGGGGCCTGGCCCTGGGCGCCCTCCTGCAGCAGGGGGAGCAGACCTTCCTCGCCGGGGAGACCGCCGCCTTCATGACCACCATCGCCCGGAGGGCCGGCCTCGAGGCCCAGACCAGGGGGCGTTTCGAGCTGAGGGGAGCCCGCTTTCCCACCTTTGGGGGCAAGAAGCCTGGCCTTCCCGGGGGCGGGAACGTTCTGATGGTCTTTAGCAAAGATCCTAGGCGGCAGGAGGCGGCTTGGAAGTTCATCCAGTACCTGACCTCCCCCGAGGGCTTCACCCTCTGGACCAAGGGTACGGGCTACGTTCCCCTCCTTCCCGAGCTGGCCCAGGATCCCCGTTACCTTAAGGACTTCATCCAGCAGAACCCCATCCAGAAGGTGGCCCTGGACCAGCTCCCCTTCACCGCTCCCTGGACCGGCTTCCCTGGGAAGAACGGCCTCGCCGCCAGCCAGGCCCTCTTCCGGGCCGTGCAGAAGGCCCTGGCCGGCCAGGCCAGCCCCGAGGCCGCCTTGAGGGAGGCCAGCCAGGAGATCAACCGGCTCATCGGGGGCGAGCGGTGCAGCCCGTGA
- a CDS encoding carbohydrate ABC transporter permease, with amino-acid sequence MTFRVSRHLARVGRPGLRALGRFLREAPALFVALPFLALAGFTFLAAFTPTANLNRGEVGPFTLENLRLAWSSADFPRLYLNTTLFVFGLLLVQLFTVTTAGFALAQLSGAAQNWTFHAILLQLFLPASALILPNFLTLKALGLTDTLTGLALPYVASATGAFLLRQGFRQIPRELIEAAVMDGATPWQVMARVLLPLVRPHLAAFSLVSLVYHWNEFLWPLVVVQSPEKRVLSLGFASFTRSAESGMEWGLIAAGAILVGAPMLLAFALFQRAFVESFARSGLKG; translated from the coding sequence ATGACGTTTAGAGTGTCCCGTCACCTGGCGAGGGTGGGACGGCCTGGCCTGCGGGCGTTGGGGCGGTTCCTGCGAGAGGCCCCCGCCCTTTTCGTGGCCCTCCCCTTTCTAGCCTTGGCTGGCTTCACCTTCTTGGCCGCCTTCACCCCCACCGCGAATCTCAACCGAGGGGAGGTGGGGCCCTTTACCCTGGAGAACCTGAGGCTTGCTTGGAGCTCCGCAGACTTCCCTCGGCTGTACCTCAATACCACCCTTTTTGTCTTCGGCCTTCTCCTGGTGCAGCTTTTCACCGTGACCACCGCGGGTTTCGCCCTGGCCCAGCTTTCAGGGGCGGCCCAGAACTGGACTTTCCACGCAATCCTCCTGCAGCTTTTCCTCCCCGCTTCCGCCCTCATTCTGCCCAACTTCCTTACCCTCAAAGCCCTAGGGCTCACCGATACCTTGACGGGACTCGCCCTGCCCTACGTAGCCTCGGCCACCGGAGCTTTCCTCCTGCGACAGGGGTTCCGGCAGATTCCCCGGGAACTCATCGAAGCGGCCGTGATGGATGGGGCCACCCCCTGGCAGGTTATGGCGCGGGTGCTATTGCCCCTGGTCCGGCCCCACCTGGCGGCCTTCAGCCTGGTGAGCCTGGTCTACCACTGGAACGAGTTTCTCTGGCCCCTTGTGGTGGTGCAAAGCCCGGAGAAGCGGGTGCTCTCCCTGGGATTCGCCAGCTTCACCCGCTCCGCCGAAAGCGGCATGGAGTGGGGGCTGATCGCAGCGGGGGCCATCCTCGTAGGGGCTCCCATGTTGCTGGCCTTCGCCCTTTTCCAGAGGGCTTTCGTGGAGTCCTTTGCCCGAAGTGGGCTGAAAGGATAG
- a CDS encoding carbohydrate ABC transporter permease, which translates to MQPVRGGFWVRGRRSGLEAGPYPYLVPALSFLLLFVYWPLLYNAWLSLHEWNLVSPERRFVGLANYSGLLADPGFHRLLGQTLLYVALALVGNFALPLLLALATLALPPRWQDLFQTLFFLPTVAAASVASLVWLYLYLPAVGPLAQLLRGLGGGVPNFLGDPAWALPAVALVANWKYLGFHYLVALAGIRALPRGVVEAARVDGAEGWPLGRYVLLPLLAPTLTFLFLSAVTSALDYAFIPVEVMTQGGPFGTTSNLMYGAYQEGFRFFRAGVAAAQAVLLVGMFAVFVVWQYRLLSRRDGYEAA; encoded by the coding sequence GTGCAGCCCGTGAGGGGAGGGTTTTGGGTAAGGGGTAGGCGGTCCGGCCTGGAGGCGGGCCCCTACCCCTACCTGGTGCCCGCACTCTCCTTTCTGCTCCTCTTCGTCTACTGGCCCCTCCTCTACAACGCCTGGCTCAGCCTCCACGAGTGGAACCTGGTGAGCCCGGAGAGGCGGTTCGTGGGCCTGGCCAACTACTCGGGCCTCCTGGCCGATCCCGGCTTCCACCGCCTCCTCGGACAGACCCTTCTCTATGTGGCCTTGGCCCTGGTGGGGAATTTTGCCCTGCCCCTCCTCCTGGCCCTGGCTACCCTGGCCCTTCCCCCGAGGTGGCAGGACCTCTTCCAGACCCTTTTCTTCCTGCCCACCGTGGCCGCAGCCTCCGTGGCCAGCCTGGTGTGGCTCTACCTTTACCTCCCTGCCGTGGGACCCCTGGCCCAACTCCTCCGGGGCCTGGGTGGGGGGGTTCCCAACTTCCTGGGCGACCCCGCATGGGCCCTTCCCGCCGTAGCCCTGGTGGCCAACTGGAAGTACCTGGGCTTCCACTACCTGGTGGCCCTGGCGGGGATCCGGGCCCTGCCCCGCGGGGTGGTGGAGGCGGCCCGGGTGGACGGGGCCGAGGGGTGGCCCCTGGGCCGGTACGTCCTCCTCCCCCTCCTTGCCCCTACCCTAACCTTCCTCTTCCTTTCCGCCGTGACCAGCGCCCTGGACTACGCCTTCATCCCCGTTGAGGTCATGACCCAGGGAGGGCCTTTCGGGACCACGTCCAACCTGATGTACGGCGCCTACCAGGAGGGCTTCCGCTTCTTCCGGGCGGGGGTAGCCGCCGCCCAAGCCGTCCTCCTGGTGGGGATGTTTGCGGTGTTCGTGGTGTGGCAGTACAGGCTCCTCTCCCGGAGGGATGGGTATGAAGCGGCGTAG
- a CDS encoding carbohydrate ABC transporter permease, producing the protein MKRRSAWLWAFLGVAALLNLAPFLYQVGLSLAPPERIFASPWPFAGFTLEHYRYVLGKLPFGLYVWNTLVFALGVSLGHLLLSLLAAYAFVRYRFPLQEALFALFLVSLMVPFVVTYLPSYLLVAQLGLLNTFPGLILPMLTAGYGVFLLRQHFRHFPREVLEAALVDGADGLALLFRVLAPASLPTLVALFLIALIGAWNQFVWPGLVANRPEMYVLTVAVQRFAGGEGGSAWGPLMAASVLATLPAFLLFLLFRRTVLETFMEGGVRA; encoded by the coding sequence ATGAAGCGGCGTAGCGCCTGGCTTTGGGCCTTCCTGGGGGTGGCGGCCCTCCTCAACCTGGCCCCCTTCCTGTACCAGGTGGGCCTAAGCCTGGCGCCCCCCGAGCGTATCTTCGCCTCCCCCTGGCCCTTCGCCGGGTTTACCCTGGAGCACTATCGGTACGTCCTAGGGAAGCTCCCCTTCGGCCTCTATGTCTGGAACACCCTGGTCTTCGCCCTGGGGGTGAGCCTGGGCCACCTCCTCTTGAGCCTCCTCGCCGCCTACGCCTTCGTGCGCTACCGCTTCCCCCTCCAGGAGGCCCTCTTCGCCCTCTTCCTGGTGAGCCTCATGGTCCCCTTCGTGGTCACCTACCTGCCCAGCTACCTCCTGGTGGCCCAGCTGGGCCTCCTGAACACCTTTCCCGGCCTCATCCTGCCCATGCTCACCGCGGGGTATGGGGTCTTCCTCCTGAGGCAGCACTTCCGCCACTTTCCCCGGGAGGTCCTCGAGGCCGCCCTGGTGGATGGGGCCGACGGCCTCGCCCTCCTCTTCCGGGTCCTGGCTCCCGCCAGCCTACCCACCCTGGTGGCCCTCTTCCTCATCGCCCTCATCGGCGCCTGGAACCAGTTCGTCTGGCCGGGGCTGGTGGCCAACCGCCCCGAGATGTACGTGCTCACCGTGGCGGTGCAGCGCTTCGCCGGCGGGGAAGGGGGAAGCGCCTGGGGGCCCCTGATGGCGGCCTCCGTCTTGGCCACGCTTCCTGCCTTTCTCCTCTTCCTCCTTTTTCGCCGTACGGTCCTGGAAACCTTCATGGAGGGAGGGGTGCGCGCATGA
- a CDS encoding ABC transporter ATP-binding protein, whose product MVSLQGLVKAFAPGQGVFGVDLEVAEGEVLALLGPSGSGKSTLLNLVAGLLLPDRGRILLGGREVTRMPPERRAVAYVFQDLGLWPHLTALEHLLLVMPKPDPQEALALLERVGLGGLEGRRPQELSGGQRQRVALARALARRPQVILLDEPYSALDPVLRERLRLEVRALLKEAGVTAIHVTHDPEEAMLLGDRVGVMSEGRLLEVDTPQRLYREPRTLAAFLAFGRANLLPEDGHLLAFRYEEVAPGGPLEALVLERREVRGEVLCRVRLPQGEAWVRLEASPGERVHLGLAQARRFPNGELP is encoded by the coding sequence ATGGTGAGCCTCCAGGGCCTGGTGAAGGCGTTCGCCCCCGGCCAAGGGGTCTTCGGGGTGGACCTGGAGGTGGCGGAGGGGGAGGTGCTGGCCCTCCTAGGCCCCTCAGGGAGCGGGAAGAGCACCCTCCTCAACCTGGTGGCGGGCCTCCTCCTTCCCGACCGGGGCCGGATTCTGCTGGGGGGCCGGGAGGTGACCCGGATGCCGCCAGAGCGCAGGGCGGTAGCCTACGTGTTCCAGGACCTGGGCCTCTGGCCCCACCTCACGGCCCTGGAACACCTCCTCCTGGTCATGCCGAAGCCGGATCCCCAGGAGGCCCTGGCCCTCCTGGAGCGGGTAGGGCTCGGGGGCCTCGAGGGGCGCAGGCCCCAGGAACTCTCCGGAGGCCAGCGGCAGCGGGTGGCCCTGGCCCGGGCCCTGGCCCGTAGGCCCCAGGTGATCCTCCTGGACGAACCCTACAGCGCCTTGGACCCGGTCCTCCGGGAGAGGCTCAGGCTCGAGGTCCGCGCCCTCCTCAAGGAGGCGGGCGTCACCGCCATCCACGTGACCCACGACCCCGAGGAGGCCATGCTCCTGGGGGACCGGGTGGGGGTGATGTCCGAGGGGAGGCTCCTGGAGGTGGATACCCCCCAGAGGCTCTACCGGGAGCCAAGGACCCTGGCCGCCTTCCTGGCCTTTGGCCGGGCCAACCTCCTCCCGGAGGACGGCCACCTCCTGGCCTTCCGCTACGAGGAGGTGGCCCCGGGAGGCCCCCTGGAGGCCCTGGTCCTGGAGCGGCGGGAGGTCCGGGGAGAGGTCCTCTGCCGGGTGCGCCTGCCCCAGGGGGAGGCCTGGGTCCGCCTCGAGGCCAGCCCTGGGGAGAGGGTCCACCTAGGGCTGGCCCAGGCACGGCGCTTCCCCAATGGGGAGCTCCCTTAG
- a CDS encoding ABC transporter substrate-binding protein, with product MRKGWQKWLSAAILVLGPALAQKTTITFYYPVGVAGPLARFIESYVAEFTRRNPDIEVKTVFGGNYEENQAKVLAAIRGGTPPDTAILLSQQLFTLLSLDAIEPFDPYIAKDRELQQAVADFFPAFMMNSTHGGKVYSLPFQRSTPILYYNKEAFREAGLDPEKPPASWDELVEYAKKLTKRDARGRVVRYGVAIPTENRSTWLLEGLVIQAGGLLYDPQGEGCKVLVNTEAVRQSMQFKRDLAAQHGVSPEGAIAWGTTPGDFAAGRVAMIYHSTGSLGFIRTNARFPFGTAFLPKKVRYGTPTGGANFYLFKGADPAKREATLRFIKFMVSPELQARWSLDSGYVAARQSSWSLPLMQEYLKQWPQALTAREQLAYAKAELPVYNLQQVKDIIAEAEQAVVLGRRDVRTAVREAQARVDQALAPFCRN from the coding sequence ATGCGGAAAGGATGGCAGAAGTGGTTGTCGGCGGCGATCCTAGTCTTAGGTCCGGCCTTGGCCCAGAAGACCACCATCACCTTCTACTACCCGGTGGGGGTGGCTGGGCCGCTCGCGCGGTTCATAGAGTCCTACGTGGCTGAGTTCACCAGGAGAAACCCCGACATCGAGGTCAAGACGGTATTCGGTGGAAACTACGAGGAAAACCAGGCCAAGGTGTTGGCTGCCATCAGGGGGGGTACCCCTCCAGACACCGCCATTCTCCTCTCCCAGCAGCTTTTCACGCTCCTTTCCCTGGATGCCATCGAACCCTTTGACCCTTACATCGCCAAGGATCGGGAGCTTCAGCAGGCGGTGGCAGACTTCTTCCCCGCCTTCATGATGAACTCCACCCATGGGGGCAAGGTTTACAGCCTCCCCTTCCAACGCTCCACCCCCATCCTGTACTACAACAAGGAGGCCTTCAGGGAGGCGGGCCTAGACCCTGAGAAGCCCCCTGCCTCCTGGGATGAGTTGGTGGAGTATGCCAAAAAGCTCACCAAGCGGGATGCCCGGGGCCGGGTGGTGCGCTATGGGGTAGCCATTCCCACCGAGAATCGCTCCACTTGGTTGTTGGAGGGCCTCGTCATCCAGGCGGGCGGCCTGCTCTACGACCCACAGGGCGAGGGGTGTAAGGTGCTGGTGAACACCGAGGCGGTTCGCCAGAGCATGCAGTTCAAGCGGGATTTGGCTGCACAGCATGGGGTGAGCCCGGAGGGGGCGATCGCCTGGGGGACCACCCCTGGGGACTTCGCTGCGGGCAGGGTGGCCATGATCTACCACTCCACGGGCTCCTTGGGCTTCATCCGAACCAACGCCCGTTTTCCCTTCGGGACCGCCTTTTTGCCCAAGAAGGTGCGGTATGGGACGCCCACCGGCGGGGCCAACTTCTACCTGTTCAAAGGCGCCGACCCGGCCAAACGGGAGGCCACCTTGCGCTTCATCAAGTTCATGGTCAGCCCTGAACTCCAGGCCCGCTGGAGCTTGGACTCGGGCTACGTGGCCGCCCGCCAGTCCAGCTGGAGCCTGCCCCTCATGCAGGAATACCTGAAGCAGTGGCCTCAGGCCCTCACCGCCCGGGAGCAGCTTGCCTACGCCAAGGCCGAGCTTCCGGTCTACAACCTGCAGCAGGTCAAGGACATCATCGCGGAGGCGGAGCAGGCCGTGGTTCTGGGCCGGAGGGACGTTCGGACGGCGGTCCGCGAGGCCCAGGCCCGCGTGGACCAAGCCCTAGCCCCCTTCTGCCGGAATTAG
- a CDS encoding TIGR00282 family metallophosphoesterase produces MRIVFFGDLVGEAAIRYLEGNLPRLRRELGADFVVVNGENADLTDPALGKAGMHPETVDRLLACGVDAITGGNHSFDPPWAEELLDHPRVLRPLNLGPHAPGRGYLVLEREGQALVVVNLAGRSAWPPADDPLWALEGLVPCLEAGIPILVDFHSESVFEKLGLAFALDGRVAAVLGTHTHVPTQDLRILPRGTAYVSDVGMVGPSGGMQGYEPGFLVAALRRRLPPRGGRLAWAQGPLEVGAVVVDLEGGRAKGIWRLENLRGG; encoded by the coding sequence ATGAGGATCGTCTTCTTTGGCGACCTGGTGGGGGAGGCGGCCATCCGTTACCTGGAGGGAAACCTGCCCCGGCTCCGGCGGGAGCTGGGGGCGGACTTTGTGGTGGTCAACGGGGAGAACGCCGACCTCACCGACCCCGCCTTGGGCAAGGCGGGGATGCACCCGGAGACCGTGGACCGCCTCCTCGCCTGCGGGGTGGACGCCATCACCGGGGGGAACCACTCCTTTGACCCCCCTTGGGCGGAGGAGCTCCTGGACCACCCCCGGGTCCTGCGCCCCCTAAACCTGGGGCCTCACGCCCCCGGGCGGGGCTACCTGGTCCTGGAGAGGGAGGGCCAGGCCCTGGTGGTGGTGAACCTGGCGGGGCGGAGCGCCTGGCCCCCGGCGGACGATCCCCTCTGGGCCCTGGAGGGCCTCGTTCCCTGCCTGGAGGCGGGGATACCCATCCTGGTGGACTTCCACTCGGAGAGCGTTTTTGAGAAGCTGGGCCTGGCCTTCGCCCTGGATGGCCGGGTGGCCGCGGTCCTAGGCACCCACACCCACGTGCCCACCCAGGACCTCCGCATCCTTCCCCGGGGCACGGCCTACGTGTCCGACGTGGGCATGGTGGGGCCCTCTGGGGGGATGCAGGGGTACGAGCCCGGTTTTCTGGTGGCTGCCCTGAGGCGGAGATTGCCGCCTAGAGGGGGGAGGCTCGCCTGGGCCCAGGGGCCTTTGGAGGTGGGCGCGGTGGTGGTGGATCTGGAAGGGGGGAGGGCCAAGGGCATCTGGCGGCTGGAGAACCTCCGGGGAGGCTGA
- a CDS encoding ABC transporter substrate-binding protein yields MRGMRSLAGLVLALGLGLAQGSLTLYTSEILGDVNALVEAFRRENPGVEVKVFRSGTGEVVAKLRAELEAGNPQPDLIWFANPDYFRELSGKGLLRRIPPTVPGYPVQYAYEGGRYYEVRLLYNVIAVNTQRLKEERPRLWRDLARPAYRGLLAMPDPNFSGAALITLGTLSGRLGFGYFEALKANGLAVEQSNPVLQQKLARGEYALAITTDFGVRQEAAKGAPLATLYPQDGAILVPTPIGVTSWSRNPALAERFLRFLLSPTAQAILAERGYYPVMPGAPRPKGAPEQVAALPGTPADEGTLRRFNELFGLRR; encoded by the coding sequence ATGAGAGGCATGCGATCCCTCGCTGGGTTGGTGTTGGCCCTCGGCCTTGGCCTGGCCCAAGGGAGCCTTACCCTCTACACCTCCGAGATCCTGGGGGATGTGAACGCTCTGGTGGAAGCCTTCCGCAGGGAGAACCCCGGGGTGGAGGTTAAGGTCTTCCGCTCCGGCACGGGGGAGGTGGTGGCCAAACTCCGGGCGGAGTTGGAGGCAGGCAACCCCCAGCCCGACCTCATCTGGTTCGCCAACCCTGACTACTTTCGGGAACTCTCAGGCAAGGGCCTCCTCCGCCGCATACCCCCTACGGTTCCCGGCTACCCCGTGCAGTACGCCTACGAGGGGGGACGTTATTACGAGGTCCGCCTTCTCTACAACGTCATCGCCGTGAACACCCAAAGGCTTAAGGAGGAGAGGCCCAGGCTGTGGCGGGACCTGGCCCGCCCGGCCTACCGGGGCCTCCTGGCCATGCCCGACCCCAACTTCTCCGGGGCCGCCCTCATCACCCTGGGCACCCTGTCCGGGCGCCTGGGCTTCGGCTACTTTGAGGCCCTGAAGGCCAACGGCCTGGCCGTGGAGCAGTCCAACCCCGTGCTCCAGCAGAAGCTGGCCCGGGGCGAATACGCCTTGGCCATCACCACCGATTTCGGGGTGCGGCAGGAGGCGGCCAAGGGGGCCCCCCTGGCCACCCTTTACCCCCAGGACGGGGCCATCCTGGTCCCCACACCCATTGGGGTCACCTCCTGGAGCCGGAACCCTGCCCTGGCGGAGCGCTTCCTCCGGTTCCTCCTCTCCCCCACTGCCCAGGCCATCCTGGCCGAACGGGGGTACTACCCGGTGATGCCCGGGGCCCCTAGGCCCAAGGGGGCCCCCGAGCAGGTGGCAGCCCTCCCGGGCACACCGGCGGATGAGGGAACCCTGCGCCGCTTCAACGAGCTCTTCGGCCTCCGCCGATGA
- a CDS encoding transposase produces the protein MELGLGWREVEGRRLHLVVSWIPALGRRGEWWLLTSLEVRGEREALRVVEMYRRRWGVEEFFRLLRAGLGLESFQVRGLSRIRKVVAVLLGLAVFLWEVRRSGGVLEGLLLRLGGKLGIASERDGPYLLLRGLVRLLNYEVTKEALEEEEGSFG, from the coding sequence GTGGAGCTTGGGCTGGGATGGAGGGAGGTGGAGGGGCGGAGGCTTCATCTGGTGGTGAGCTGGATACCGGCTTTGGGGAGGCGGGGGGAGTGGTGGCTTTTGACCAGCTTGGAGGTGAGGGGGGAGAGGGAGGCGCTGCGGGTGGTGGAGATGTACCGGAGGCGGTGGGGGGTGGAGGAGTTTTTCCGCCTTCTGAGGGCGGGGTTGGGGCTTGAGAGCTTTCAGGTGCGGGGGCTTAGCCGGATTCGCAAGGTGGTGGCTGTTTTGCTGGGGCTGGCGGTGTTTCTTTGGGAGGTGCGGCGGTCTGGGGGTGTCTTGGAGGGCCTCCTTTTGCGGCTTGGGGGAAAGCTGGGGATAGCCAGTGAGCGGGATGGTCCCTACCTGCTCTTGCGGGGCTTGGTCCGCCTGCTCAACTACGAGGTCACCAAGGAGGCCTTGGAAGAGGAGGAGGGAAGTTTTGGGTAA